The following coding sequences lie in one Ficedula albicollis isolate OC2 unplaced genomic scaffold, FicAlb1.5 N00315, whole genome shotgun sequence genomic window:
- the TMEM246 gene encoding transmembrane protein 246: MLHRVWQLCGKWCRWSSPFIHLLILTVVTFGLLAPLICHQLLHSYFYLRHWHLNRMSQEFLEQNQQEGQDALHYFEKMQMPNASEASGSDAFQPLLLITIITVQRRNDFHYVLQVASHFHRLLQKCGARCQRHRMILCNVESDPSNHQDVRLMSSLFPVVSRDRTGENPDPSLNQFEKEKQDYVFCLEQSLSLYSPEYILLVEDDAVPEEEIFSVLQHLFSARLSKPYLKDALYFKLYHPERLQRYFNPEPMRILEWLGLGMFLGPVLAGAYCWAVGRAGPGWCLVAFFALYSMALAELVGRHYGLELRRLHPALYNVVPASECCTPAMLFPAASARRASGYLRGLRCRQGFAKDTALYSLLRGKGENAFVLEPNLVRHVGMYSSLRLKGNPKLL; the protein is encoded by the exons ATGTTACACCGAGtctggcagctctgtgggaagTGGTGCCGTTGGTCCAGCCCTTTCATCCATCTCCTCATCCTGACTGTGGTGACTTTTGGCTTGCTGGCACCTTTGAtctgccaccagctcctccacTCTTACTTCTACCTGCGGCACTGGCACCTGAACCGTATGAGCCAGGAGTTCCTGGAGCAGAACCAGCAAGAGGGCCAGGATGCCCTCCATTACTTTGAGAAGATGCAGATGCCAAACGCCTCCGAGGCCTCTGGCAGTGATGCCTTCCAGCCCTTGCTGCTGATCACCATTATCACTGTGCAGAGGCGGAATGATTTCCACTACGTCTTGCAAGTGGCCTCCCACTTCCACCGCCTCCTCCAGAAATGTGGGGCGCGTTGCCAGAGGCACCGCATGATCCTCTGTAATGTGGAGTCAGACCCCAGCAACCATCAGGACGTCAGGCTGATGAGCAGCCTCTTTCCTGTGGTCAGTCGTGACAGAACTGGAGAGAATCCTGACCCCAGCTTGAATCAGTTCgagaaggagaagcaggacTATGTCTTCTGCCTCGAGCAGTCACTGTCGTTGTACAGCCCAGAGTACATCCTCCTCGTGGAAGATGATGCCGTGCCAGAGGAGGAgatattttctgtcttgcagCACCTCTTCTCAGCCCGGTTGTCCAAGCCTTACCTCAAAGACGCTCTCTACTTCAAGCTGTACCATCCTGAGAGGCTCCAGCGCTACTTCAACCCCGAGCCCATGAGGATCCTGgagtggctggggctgggcatgTT cctggggccgGTGCTGGCCGGTGCGTACTGCTGGGCCGTGGGGCGGGCGGGCCCCGGCTGGTGCCTGGTGGCGTTCTTCGCCCTGTACAGCatggccctggcagagctggtggggcGGCACTACGGGCTGGAGCTGCGCCGCCTGCACCCTGCGCTCTACAACGTGGTGCCGGCCAGCGAGTGCTGCACGCCCGCCATGCTGTTCCCTGCCGCCTCCGCCCGCCGGGCCTCAGGATATCTGCGGGGGCTGCGCTGCCGCCAGGGCTTCGCCAAGGACACCGCCCTCTACTCGCTGCTGCGCGGCAAGGGCGAGAACGCCTTTGTGCTGGAGCCCAACCTGGTGCGGCATGTGGGCATGTACTCCAGCCTCCGACTGAAGGGCAACCCAAAACTGCTGTAA